In one window of Spartinivicinus marinus DNA:
- a CDS encoding MotA/TolQ/ExbB proton channel family protein: protein MNIDYLQQALNAMGWMLYPLAFCSLLMIALILERLCYFLLLPLIPDSKLSVLLSRWKNNVVEQPAWLQKKQRGIAVGIKLLSEYQGKNVVREQQLSCWLAKQHQTNTARLKLLQLIGMISPLLGLLGTILGMIVMFKGVAQHQGPVTPNILADGLWQAMYTTAFGLVIAVPAIVGAQLFYIWSNSYCQRLQHWLNAFHCQMMVKEHDEGSLESNSDQNLKAVA, encoded by the coding sequence ATGAATATTGATTATTTACAACAAGCCCTAAATGCCATGGGCTGGATGTTATATCCACTGGCCTTTTGTTCACTGCTAATGATCGCTTTGATTTTAGAGCGGCTTTGTTATTTTTTACTGTTACCACTCATTCCAGACAGCAAATTATCTGTGTTGCTTAGTCGCTGGAAAAATAATGTGGTTGAACAGCCTGCTTGGCTGCAAAAAAAGCAGCGTGGTATTGCCGTCGGTATTAAGCTGTTAAGTGAGTACCAGGGTAAAAACGTTGTAAGAGAGCAGCAGCTATCTTGCTGGTTGGCAAAGCAACATCAAACTAACACTGCTCGCTTAAAGCTATTACAACTCATAGGCATGATCAGCCCTTTACTAGGCTTGTTAGGTACGATTTTAGGCATGATTGTGATGTTTAAAGGTGTTGCTCAACATCAAGGCCCGGTGACTCCCAATATTCTTGCGGATGGCTTATGGCAGGCGATGTATACCACTGCATTTGGCTTGGTTATTGCCGTGCCTGCGATTGTGGGAGCACAACTGTTTTATATTTGGAGCAATAGTTATTGCCAGCGGCTTCAGCATTGGCTCAATGCGTTTCATTGCCAGATGATGGTGAAGGAGCATGATGAAGGCAGCCTTGAAAGCAATTCAGACCAGAATTTAAAGGCTGTAGCATGA
- a CDS encoding ExbD/TolR family protein, with amino-acid sequence MIQFSNEDDQSSGSFLPDLTSLLDVLFIVLVFFLLTANSAQLLLPIDLPAAASESLEPQKKPNPIEIAVLKDGTGWQIESATFTEWDELTKVLDGKLQQNKLDKVTVAADKQAQAEQLLKLLAYLQENEIAVADIIMQRE; translated from the coding sequence ATGATTCAGTTTTCCAATGAAGATGACCAGTCATCTGGCTCATTTTTACCGGATTTAACATCACTATTAGATGTATTGTTCATTGTTCTGGTGTTTTTTCTCCTTACTGCAAACAGCGCTCAGTTATTGCTACCCATTGATTTACCAGCAGCTGCCTCTGAATCACTAGAGCCCCAGAAAAAGCCAAACCCTATCGAAATAGCAGTACTTAAAGACGGCACTGGCTGGCAAATTGAGTCTGCCACTTTTACTGAGTGGGATGAATTAACCAAAGTGCTTGATGGAAAGTTACAGCAAAACAAACTGGATAAAGTCACGGTGGCTGCAGATAAACAAGCTCAGGCTGAGCAGCTCTTAAAACTGTTAGCCTATTTGCAGGAAAATGAAATTGCGGTGGCTGACATTATTATGCAGAGAGAATAA
- a CDS encoding heme/hemin ABC transporter substrate-binding protein, which produces MKAKLSALILGVVLSTLLQAQQRIISAGGAMTELLYALGVGGQLVAVDTSSIYPESASKLPKIGYHRSLSLEGVISLKPTLLLGSAEMGPPNVIQQLQSLNINVQQLPTAVTITALEKRITEVAKLVSKEPQGQALLAGIRANQQQLAKQLKAVKKPLKGVFLVQPGGRSPMVAGTGTSANTLMALAGILNPAATSVKGYRQLASESLIAMAPEVIIVPDHMFKNSSSLATLIAQQPGLIQTPAAKNNRVITVDSSLLVGGVGPRVVEAAQKLAAEAYPDLHSAIVKVP; this is translated from the coding sequence ATGAAAGCAAAATTATCCGCTTTAATTCTAGGGGTTGTACTGTCTACATTGCTTCAAGCTCAGCAGCGCATTATTTCAGCTGGTGGCGCAATGACAGAGCTACTTTATGCACTAGGTGTGGGAGGTCAACTGGTGGCAGTGGACACTAGTAGTATATATCCCGAGTCTGCCAGTAAACTACCGAAAATAGGCTACCATCGTAGTTTGTCGTTAGAAGGTGTAATTAGTCTTAAGCCTACTCTATTGCTAGGCTCTGCTGAAATGGGGCCGCCGAATGTTATCCAGCAGTTGCAGTCTTTAAACATTAATGTGCAACAACTGCCTACTGCTGTAACCATAACAGCACTAGAGAAGCGAATAACTGAAGTTGCCAAACTGGTGAGTAAAGAGCCTCAAGGGCAGGCATTACTTGCTGGCATTAGAGCTAATCAGCAGCAGCTGGCTAAGCAATTAAAAGCTGTTAAAAAGCCTTTGAAGGGAGTTTTTTTGGTTCAGCCGGGCGGTCGTTCCCCAATGGTTGCGGGAACAGGTACTTCTGCTAACACGTTAATGGCATTAGCAGGCATATTAAATCCAGCTGCGACGTCAGTTAAAGGTTATCGACAACTGGCTAGCGAAAGCTTGATAGCAATGGCACCTGAAGTGATCATAGTGCCTGATCATATGTTTAAAAACAGTAGTAGTCTGGCTACATTAATTGCGCAGCAGCCAGGTTTAATACAAACTCCAGCGGCAAAAAATAACCGAGTGATTACTGTAGATAGTAGTTTATTGGTAGGCGGTGTTGGGCCTAGAGTTGTTGAAGCTGCACAAAAATTAGCAGCTGAAGCATACCCTGATTTACATTCTGCAATTGTTAAAGTTCCATAA
- a CDS encoding TonB-dependent hemoglobin/transferrin/lactoferrin family receptor, translating to MTEQPYWQLTALASALAVSVSSWASQKVTFDEVVVTATRSETTTQKEPKSVDQVDSESISLQQPDSIADTVKHLSNVQVSAGPRKASQRVNIRGLDERRIVQVIDGARQNFSDGAHRGLFFIEPELLKSVEVVKGASGSLWGSGAIGGAIGLTTIDADDILNPDENVAVKVKQGYQKADHDNRNNTTLAGRLGNTDYLLSTFYTDSNELRLGSGKELENSASRHKGGLAKWRWHLAEDEMLKFTYHMNHIDENVPSNPSTNVSARSNPLINRKTEQNNWVVGYELNPENNDWVNVNATLYHNYTKLNEFKKTGAPRHDSIRYSTTGLSLVNTSELSWVDWTYGLDYYQDRVEGKRNGADRPEFTDGRSTVWGVFTKLAIPLGDYWTIQPGLRFDQFDNRPDDSSVGKDQTENELSKSLAISYNPFEWLTLHALYDEAFRAPSLQELYVSGTHFYGNVFVPNPNLKPEEAKNKELSTRFKFNDLLSQGDILSMRLTYFKNDVDNYIEQDVERFTTTYVNVRDAELKGYEFDSQYKTGDYGVNFSYGRTRGKDKDSGQYLQNIPADKTVVGLERYFMQGDVTAGVRVTHAKNQDRVPVGNPQSNYDGYTVTDIYVSWEPSQKKLEGLRVDFGIDNVTDRHYRTAFSQLDESGINAKVAVSYKF from the coding sequence ATGACAGAGCAGCCATATTGGCAGCTCACTGCTTTAGCCAGTGCATTAGCTGTTAGCGTTTCTAGTTGGGCCAGTCAAAAAGTCACATTTGATGAGGTAGTGGTAACCGCCACACGCTCAGAAACAACTACTCAAAAAGAGCCTAAATCAGTAGATCAGGTTGATAGTGAGTCTATTTCACTACAGCAGCCGGATAGTATTGCGGATACTGTAAAGCACTTGTCGAATGTACAAGTGTCAGCTGGGCCAAGAAAAGCTTCCCAGCGAGTGAATATTCGTGGTTTAGATGAGCGCAGAATTGTTCAAGTGATTGATGGTGCTCGGCAAAATTTCAGTGACGGTGCTCACCGTGGGTTATTTTTTATTGAACCGGAATTATTGAAGTCAGTAGAGGTAGTTAAAGGTGCATCAGGTTCACTGTGGGGTAGTGGTGCAATTGGCGGAGCTATTGGTCTGACAACCATTGATGCTGACGACATTCTTAATCCTGATGAAAACGTTGCAGTAAAGGTTAAGCAGGGTTATCAAAAAGCGGATCATGATAATCGCAACAATACGACACTGGCTGGTCGTTTAGGCAATACCGATTATTTGCTAAGCACCTTTTATACAGATAGTAATGAGTTAAGGCTGGGCAGTGGAAAAGAGTTAGAAAATTCTGCGTCTCGGCATAAGGGTGGGCTAGCTAAATGGCGCTGGCATTTAGCTGAAGATGAAATGCTGAAGTTTACTTATCATATGAACCATATTGATGAGAATGTGCCATCCAATCCCTCTACTAATGTTTCAGCGCGGTCTAATCCATTAATCAATCGTAAAACCGAGCAAAATAACTGGGTGGTTGGTTATGAGTTAAACCCAGAAAATAACGACTGGGTAAATGTAAATGCCACCCTTTATCATAATTACACTAAGCTAAATGAATTTAAGAAAACGGGTGCACCAAGACACGACTCGATTCGTTATAGCACGACGGGCCTTTCGCTAGTCAATACCTCGGAGCTTAGCTGGGTAGATTGGACATATGGCTTGGACTATTACCAGGATCGAGTTGAAGGTAAGCGAAACGGAGCAGACCGGCCTGAATTTACTGATGGACGGAGCACGGTATGGGGCGTATTTACCAAGCTAGCCATTCCTTTGGGTGACTACTGGACGATACAGCCAGGTCTTCGTTTTGATCAGTTTGATAACAGACCAGACGACAGTTCAGTGGGTAAAGATCAAACTGAAAATGAGTTATCTAAGTCACTGGCAATTAGCTATAACCCATTTGAGTGGTTAACCCTTCATGCACTTTATGATGAGGCTTTTAGGGCACCAAGCCTACAAGAGTTGTATGTTTCTGGTACCCACTTCTATGGCAATGTCTTTGTGCCAAACCCTAACTTGAAGCCTGAAGAAGCCAAAAATAAAGAGCTTAGTACCCGCTTTAAATTTAATGATCTGCTCAGTCAGGGCGATATTTTAAGTATGCGTCTGACTTATTTTAAAAATGATGTGGATAACTACATTGAGCAGGATGTTGAAAGGTTTACCACTACTTATGTCAATGTTCGCGATGCTGAACTAAAAGGCTATGAGTTTGATTCACAATATAAGACAGGTGATTATGGGGTTAATTTTTCCTATGGTCGTACTCGCGGTAAAGACAAAGACAGTGGCCAATATTTACAGAATATTCCTGCCGATAAAACGGTGGTTGGGTTAGAGCGTTACTTTATGCAGGGTGATGTTACTGCAGGGGTAAGAGTGACTCATGCCAAGAATCAAGATCGAGTGCCTGTGGGTAACCCTCAGTCTAATTATGATGGTTATACGGTAACTGATATTTATGTCAGTTGGGAGCCTAGTCAGAAAAAACTAGAAGGGCTACGGGTAGACTTTGGTATAGATAACGTTACTGATCGCCATTATCGAACTGCATTCTCACAGTTGGATGAATCAGGGATTAATGCCAAAGTAGCGGTGAGTTATAAGTTTTAA
- a CDS encoding FecCD family ABC transporter permease, with protein MKRSQKALSVIVVLAVGLPICLLLGIANGAVSIDLADVVAAIFNNLGFSLTSTSDGFSQNQLIIESIRTPRVLLASLIGAALAVSGALMQGLFRNPLADPAIIGVSSGAAVGAASAILFESAWPAGYAHWATTMAAFLGGLAATWLVFKIGTSPYGTSVATMLLAGIAINAFAMAGIGLINYLADDNQLRSIIFWQMGSLGAASWLNVGTMALVVAAVVLVLPRYANTLNALLLGDSEARHLGVNVDKAKKWLIIVTAVLVGVAVAFAGMIGFVGLVVPHLIRLIVGPDHRFLLPAAALLGAMLMVLADLCARIIISPAELPIGIVTALIGAPFFMFLLLQKRQTISG; from the coding sequence ATGAAACGATCTCAAAAAGCGCTGTCAGTGATTGTTGTTCTGGCAGTGGGGCTCCCCATTTGCTTGTTGTTGGGAATTGCTAATGGTGCTGTGTCGATTGATCTAGCTGATGTGGTTGCTGCTATTTTCAATAATTTAGGTTTTTCCTTAACTTCGACAAGTGATGGCTTCTCCCAAAACCAACTAATTATTGAGTCCATTCGTACTCCCAGAGTTTTACTTGCCTCATTAATTGGTGCTGCACTGGCAGTGAGTGGGGCATTAATGCAAGGTTTATTTCGAAACCCATTAGCTGACCCTGCCATTATAGGTGTCTCCAGTGGAGCTGCAGTAGGTGCTGCATCGGCTATTTTATTTGAAAGTGCTTGGCCTGCAGGTTATGCCCACTGGGCGACAACAATGGCTGCATTTTTAGGTGGTTTGGCTGCAACTTGGTTGGTTTTTAAAATTGGCACCAGCCCATACGGCACTTCCGTCGCCACGATGCTATTAGCGGGCATTGCTATTAATGCGTTTGCCATGGCAGGAATAGGGCTGATTAATTATCTGGCAGACGATAATCAGCTCAGAAGTATTATTTTCTGGCAAATGGGCAGTTTAGGTGCCGCTAGTTGGCTGAATGTAGGCACTATGGCTTTAGTGGTTGCCGCTGTTGTTTTAGTTCTACCACGCTATGCCAATACACTTAATGCTTTATTGTTAGGTGACTCTGAAGCACGACACTTAGGGGTTAATGTTGATAAAGCCAAAAAATGGCTAATTATCGTAACCGCAGTGTTAGTAGGCGTTGCAGTGGCTTTTGCAGGGATGATTGGTTTTGTTGGGCTGGTTGTTCCCCATTTAATTCGGCTTATTGTTGGGCCCGATCATCGTTTTCTATTGCCTGCTGCAGCATTGCTAGGAGCAATGTTAATGGTTTTAGCTGACTTGTGTGCACGCATAATTATCTCGCCTGCTGAATTACCCATAGGGATTGTGACTGCTCTGATTGGTGCGCCATTCTTTATGTTTTTACTACTACAAAAACGACAGACAATCAGTGGATAG
- a CDS encoding Rieske (2Fe-2S) protein translates to MIKLCHIDEIKEGESRGFKSGEYNVFAIKKQGEIYLYHNSCPHLGISLEWMPDQFLDIEGSLIQCATHGALFLIESGECIAGPCQGECLLPCPFSIQDGQICLKVIE, encoded by the coding sequence GTGATTAAACTGTGCCATATAGATGAAATAAAAGAAGGGGAAAGCCGAGGCTTTAAAAGTGGCGAGTACAATGTATTTGCAATTAAAAAGCAGGGTGAGATTTACCTTTACCACAACAGCTGCCCCCACCTGGGCATTAGCCTGGAATGGATGCCAGATCAGTTTTTAGATATAGAAGGCAGCTTAATTCAGTGTGCTACTCATGGTGCTTTGTTTTTAATCGAATCTGGCGAGTGCATCGCCGGTCCCTGCCAAGGCGAATGCTTGTTACCCTGCCCATTTTCAATCCAAGATGGGCAGATTTGTTTAAAGGTTATTGAGTAA
- a CDS encoding energy transducer TonB, with amino-acid sequence MSRLLLLFISVSVLLHGWLWLFLQQQPEVTPKAMAALSSPLKLQHVTFKQRVVEPTQAKPVEEKQLEPKQEVAKVEPKPTPKPVTKKKPAKKIVKKKPVKPKPKIAKVVKPKPVKKPPVKKVVKAKPKPKTPKPVVAKKTEKPIKKPEKQTQVASATPVVAKKSLGSSHKNAQAKPRCSQTELNYPSRAKRRNQQGEVLVKVELDERGGKESISIQKSSGYPVLDREALKMVKRTQCSPMLLAGKPVESTVIQSVVFKLN; translated from the coding sequence ATGAGCCGGTTGTTGCTGTTATTCATAAGTGTGTCTGTTCTATTGCATGGTTGGCTTTGGTTGTTCCTTCAGCAACAACCAGAAGTAACGCCGAAGGCAATGGCTGCGTTAAGTTCACCTCTTAAACTTCAGCATGTCACTTTTAAACAGCGGGTAGTGGAGCCTACTCAGGCAAAGCCTGTTGAGGAAAAACAGCTAGAACCTAAGCAAGAAGTAGCCAAAGTTGAGCCAAAACCTACCCCTAAGCCTGTTACCAAAAAAAAACCAGCTAAGAAAATAGTTAAGAAAAAACCAGTTAAGCCAAAGCCTAAAATAGCTAAGGTAGTCAAACCAAAGCCAGTCAAAAAGCCACCGGTTAAAAAGGTAGTAAAAGCGAAGCCTAAACCAAAAACACCAAAGCCTGTGGTTGCGAAAAAAACTGAAAAGCCAATTAAAAAGCCAGAAAAGCAAACTCAAGTGGCAAGTGCTACACCTGTGGTGGCAAAAAAATCGCTGGGTTCTAGTCATAAGAATGCTCAAGCAAAGCCTCGTTGCTCTCAGACTGAACTTAATTACCCTTCTAGAGCAAAACGTCGTAATCAGCAAGGAGAGGTATTAGTAAAAGTGGAGTTAGATGAAAGGGGTGGCAAGGAAAGTATTTCAATTCAGAAAAGCTCTGGTTATCCGGTGTTAGATAGGGAAGCACTCAAAATGGTAAAGAGAACACAATGCTCTCCCATGTTGCTAGCAGGTAAGCCAGTTGAGTCTACAGTCATCCAGTCAGTAGTTTTTAAACTCAATTAA